A window of the Sphingobacteriaceae bacterium genome harbors these coding sequences:
- a CDS encoding succinylglutamate desuccinylase/aspartoacylase family protein, which yields MSKHLMRAAGLAVVLALLLGIFPVLGSNQAQAASNVTVTRRTLLAGTAHATEAVIIRAPASGPTVLVVGGIHGDQPAGVQAAQRVAQYRDITRGTLIVVPAINKLAVQRGQRTAADGVDLNRTFPTRSGASPTDARSRALWNLIRSEGVEYVLDLHEGKNYQSISSSIGQMVIHYNNRGTKEMADAMVAALNRTVSGNRVWRTGGPPVVSGLTRAASQFLGLHAFHITTTTRDSMSLRVSQQLTAVDTVLGRLGMLPGSGSGGSSGGGSGSGSGSGSGGGSQQPAPNRPRVTTQTIAAGTKYATTLYIIDSGRPGPTVWISGGVHGSEVAGWMAADQIKNWSVGRGKLLVLPRANVPAVNNRTRSGPGDPDLNRQFPTSSGGSAKTTLSRAIWSALREHRPDWVIDLHEALSARNINPNSVGQTFIAYPRTAALNAGEAIFREMNRSISNRNYRFQVIRYPVQGSLARAATQFLGANGGIFETTRLVGVNTRINWQLQFVELLLDHLNMQPSRSRTASTGFGSAA from the coding sequence ATGTCCAAGCACTTGATGCGAGCCGCAGGCCTTGCCGTAGTCCTGGCCCTGTTGTTGGGCATCTTCCCCGTGCTGGGATCCAACCAGGCCCAAGCGGCGAGCAACGTCACCGTCACCAGGCGAACCTTGCTGGCAGGCACCGCCCATGCCACGGAAGCGGTCATCATCCGCGCGCCCGCTTCAGGCCCCACGGTGCTGGTGGTGGGCGGCATCCACGGTGATCAGCCTGCCGGTGTGCAGGCAGCCCAGCGGGTAGCCCAATACCGGGACATTACCCGGGGCACGTTGATCGTCGTTCCTGCCATCAACAAGCTGGCCGTCCAGAGGGGGCAGCGGACGGCCGCCGACGGCGTTGACTTGAACAGGACTTTCCCCACCCGCTCGGGAGCATCGCCTACGGATGCCCGCAGCCGGGCACTGTGGAACTTGATCCGCAGCGAAGGTGTGGAATACGTCCTGGACCTGCATGAAGGGAAGAACTACCAGTCCATCTCCTCGTCCATCGGGCAGATGGTTATCCACTACAACAACAGGGGCACCAAGGAAATGGCCGATGCCATGGTGGCCGCCCTGAACCGCACCGTCAGCGGCAACCGGGTGTGGCGCACCGGCGGGCCGCCGGTGGTAAGCGGGCTGACCAGGGCTGCCAGCCAGTTCCTCGGTCTCCATGCCTTCCATATCACCACCACCACCCGGGACTCCATGAGCCTGAGGGTGTCCCAGCAATTGACGGCTGTTGACACCGTGCTGGGCCGGCTGGGCATGCTGCCCGGCAGCGGGTCCGGCGGCAGCTCCGGTGGTGGGTCCGGCAGCGGCTCGGGCAGCGGGTCCGGCGGCGGCTCCCAGCAGCCGGCGCCCAACCGGCCCCGGGTGACCACCCAGACCATCGCTGCCGGCACCAAGTACGCCACCACCCTGTACATCATCGACAGCGGCCGGCCGGGCCCCACGGTGTGGATTTCCGGCGGGGTCCACGGCTCCGAGGTGGCAGGCTGGATGGCTGCCGACCAGATCAAGAATTGGAGCGTCGGCAGGGGCAAGCTGCTGGTGCTGCCCCGGGCCAACGTGCCGGCGGTGAACAACCGGACCCGGTCGGGCCCCGGCGACCCGGACCTGAACCGGCAGTTCCCCACCAGCAGCGGCGGCAGCGCCAAGACCACCTTGTCCCGGGCCATCTGGTCCGCCCTGCGGGAGCACCGGCCCGACTGGGTCATCGACCTGCACGAGGCCCTGAGCGCCCGGAACATCAACCCCAATTCGGTGGGCCAGACCTTCATCGCCTACCCCCGGACGGCGGCCCTGAACGCCGGGGAGGCCATCTTCCGGGAGATGAACCGGTCCATCAGCAACCGGAACTACCGGTTCCAGGTCATCCGGTACCCCGTCCAAGGGTCCCTGGCCAGGGCGGCCACCCAGTTCCTGGGGGCCAACGGCGGCATCTTCGAGACCACCCGCCTGGTGGGGGTCAACACCCGGATCAACTGGCAGCTGCAATTTGTGGAACTGCTGCTGGACCACTTGAATATGCAGCCTTCCCGCAGCCGGACGGCTTCCACCGGCTTCGGCTCGGCGGCTTAG
- a CDS encoding YheC/YheD family protein, producing the protein MMREILSPPAGAPTDTGPEARTAATGAAPDAAPDAAHAGNSAETPTAMDSAYAPRAAYNRGTPWLGVFTAIPRGWRGSSPIGPQTVSYRALQRAARRAGMRLVVFTPEGLRPATRQVVGFRWSRRRQQWVRLVAPLPHVVYNRVPRRETEAEAHVQWAMRYLQGRGIPMFNPRFLDKWEVYRVLSRHPQCRPHLPPTVLLDDDLNVAEALDAWREVVLKPVAGSLGRGVIFISVAGREPGYRFNAHVGRRHIKGTLRTVAELRRFIRRHVRRRPYLMQQAVDRVRYHGRPVDIRALVQRNSHGEWVLTGMGARVAGAGRVVTHVPQGGSRTSVDQALAPSFTPAELAAVKELAAQTGIQAGRALVHGTGELFGELSLDLAVDRQGRVWILECNAKPFQFDEPRIRRVARRHLVQFAHYLVTNSPGRPGSGRPAAVMEEPEG; encoded by the coding sequence ATGATGCGGGAGATCTTGTCGCCGCCGGCAGGGGCCCCCACCGACACCGGCCCTGAGGCCCGCACCGCCGCCACCGGGGCCGCCCCCGATGCCGCCCCAGATGCCGCCCATGCCGGCAATTCGGCTGAGACCCCCACCGCCATGGACTCCGCCTACGCCCCTCGCGCCGCCTACAACCGGGGTACCCCGTGGCTCGGGGTGTTCACCGCCATCCCCCGGGGCTGGCGGGGTAGTTCCCCCATCGGGCCCCAGACCGTCAGCTACCGGGCCCTGCAGCGGGCCGCCCGCCGGGCCGGCATGCGGCTGGTGGTCTTCACCCCCGAAGGCCTGCGGCCCGCCACCCGGCAGGTGGTAGGCTTCCGCTGGTCCCGGCGGCGGCAGCAGTGGGTGCGCCTGGTGGCCCCCCTGCCCCATGTGGTCTACAACCGGGTGCCCCGGCGGGAGACGGAAGCCGAAGCCCACGTCCAGTGGGCCATGCGGTACCTCCAGGGGCGGGGCATTCCCATGTTCAACCCCCGCTTTCTGGACAAATGGGAAGTGTACCGGGTTCTTTCCCGCCATCCCCAATGCCGGCCCCACCTGCCGCCCACCGTGCTGCTGGATGACGATCTAAACGTTGCGGAAGCCCTGGATGCCTGGCGGGAGGTGGTCCTGAAGCCCGTGGCGGGCAGCCTGGGCCGGGGGGTCATCTTCATCAGCGTCGCCGGCCGGGAGCCGGGCTATCGCTTCAATGCCCACGTCGGCCGCCGGCATATCAAGGGCACCCTGCGCACCGTGGCCGAACTGCGGCGCTTCATCCGCCGCCACGTGAGGCGGCGGCCCTACTTGATGCAGCAGGCGGTGGACCGGGTCCGGTACCACGGCAGGCCCGTGGACATCCGCGCCCTGGTCCAGCGGAATTCCCACGGTGAATGGGTGCTCACGGGCATGGGCGCCCGGGTGGCCGGGGCGGGCCGGGTGGTGACCCACGTCCCCCAGGGGGGAAGCCGCACCAGCGTGGACCAGGCCCTGGCCCCTTCCTTCACCCCGGCGGAATTGGCCGCCGTCAAAGAATTGGCGGCCCAAACCGGCATCCAGGCCGGCCGCGCCCTGGTGCACGGCACCGGTGAACTTTTCGGCGAGCTTTCCCTGGACTTGGCGGTGGACCGCCAAGGCCGGGTGTGGATCCTGGAATGCAATGCCAAGCCTTTTCAATTCGACGAACCGCGCATCCGACGTGTCGCCCGTCGACATCTGGTCCAGTTTGCCCACTACCTGGTCACCAACAGCCCGGGCCGGCCGGGCTCCGGCCGCCCGGCCGCCGTGATGGAGGAGCCTGAAGGGTAG
- a CDS encoding YheC/YheD family protein, protein MKQRQDRSRRRRGTLGVLAYRHDRPFRMWGEQTDYLAGVLEAAGDLGLRAFAFGPQDVHLARGRVRAWVRRGGRWRSRWLGLPTLVYDRFFLRKEPQAGRYLASYRRLKASGRLRFISPDLPDKWQVHRVLRGAPDLHPHLPPSLLYKGPATAATAAARWGALVFKPIRGQKGLGLWFALPQGRGRWRVVGGSTGSGSIKSREQFLAWCHARLRPGKYMVQKYLALTDPAGRPRDIRVLVQRGPGGQIIVTGMGARIGRPGTMVANLHRGGRGMPVPAAVDRVVPPGPDLVAAATHWVSGAEPGNGATPDGAVDLQDAGDGQPWHGRSFAPVEQHLAWVAVRVFQVLNQAFGRYAELAIDLGVDAEGRIWFIEANSRPGRIIFRRIGDLEGRRHAIRMPLLYARHLMTAGT, encoded by the coding sequence ATGAAGCAGCGGCAGGACAGGTCCCGGCGCCGCCGGGGTACTCTGGGCGTGCTGGCTTACCGCCACGATCGCCCGTTCCGCATGTGGGGAGAGCAGACCGACTACCTGGCCGGGGTGCTGGAGGCCGCCGGCGACTTGGGCCTGCGGGCCTTTGCCTTCGGCCCCCAGGACGTCCATCTGGCTAGGGGGCGGGTCCGGGCCTGGGTGCGCCGGGGAGGCCGCTGGCGCTCCCGCTGGCTGGGTCTGCCCACCTTGGTTTACGACCGCTTCTTCCTGCGCAAGGAACCCCAAGCCGGCCGCTACCTGGCCAGTTATCGCAGGCTTAAGGCCAGCGGCCGCCTCCGCTTCATCAGCCCCGACCTGCCCGACAAGTGGCAGGTTCACCGGGTGCTCCGGGGGGCGCCGGACCTGCACCCCCACCTGCCCCCGTCCCTCCTGTACAAAGGCCCTGCCACGGCGGCCACGGCCGCCGCCCGCTGGGGCGCCTTGGTGTTCAAGCCCATCCGGGGCCAGAAGGGGTTGGGCCTCTGGTTTGCCCTCCCCCAGGGGAGGGGCCGCTGGCGGGTGGTGGGTGGCAGCACGGGCAGCGGCAGCATCAAGTCCAGGGAGCAGTTCCTGGCCTGGTGCCATGCCCGGCTAAGGCCCGGCAAGTACATGGTGCAGAAGTACCTGGCCTTGACGGACCCGGCGGGCAGGCCCCGGGACATCCGGGTTCTGGTCCAGCGGGGTCCCGGCGGGCAGATCATCGTCACGGGCATGGGCGCCCGCATCGGCCGCCCGGGCACCATGGTGGCCAACCTCCACCGGGGCGGCCGGGGCATGCCTGTGCCCGCGGCGGTAGACCGGGTCGTCCCGCCCGGCCCCGACTTGGTGGCGGCGGCCACCCATTGGGTCTCCGGCGCGGAGCCCGGCAACGGCGCCACCCCGGATGGTGCCGTTGACCTCCAGGATGCCGGGGACGGGCAGCCCTGGCACGGGCGCTCCTTCGCCCCGGTGGAGCAGCATCTGGCCTGGGTGGCGGTGCGGGTGTTCCAAGTGCTGAACCAGGCCTTCGGCCGGTACGCGGAACTGGCCATCGACCTGGGGGTGGATGCCGAAGGCCGCATCTGGTTCATCGAAGCCAACAGCCGGCCCGGCCGGATCATCTTCCGCCGCATCGGCGACCTGGAAGGGCGCCGCCATGCCATCCGCATGCCCCTGCTCTACGCCCGGCACCTCATGACGGCAGGCACATAA
- a CDS encoding YheC/YheD family protein: protein MGCVVGIFTTRRSKIQPFGLDTKLVARMCRLGARQGILVYGFTARDINWPRGTVRGYVFDDGGRWTRRVMPFPDVVYDRLPSRSAERRRAVRRVKQRLLAMLGDRYFNREFFNKWVIHNKLAADPDYGRYLPPTARFRGVGQLRQWVYKYGTVWLKPSDGTQGRGIVVVRRARNGGYVAQRRVDERWILTTTSSLNRVARMVRRMRGGRSYIIQKGLALARYGNRPFDVRLLVQKNAQGEWECTKMVARVAAPGSVTSNISTGGLGGSFQRVAAGSRGVVRARREELEKAMKELGLGMAARIEESLGYRLGELALDLGIDRNGRIWLIEANSKPFRVVQARKSLQPQVRRTLVRPLEYAAHLSRQERGSS, encoded by the coding sequence ATGGGGTGTGTGGTCGGAATCTTTACCACGCGGCGCAGCAAGATCCAGCCCTTCGGCTTGGACACCAAGCTGGTGGCCCGCATGTGCCGCTTGGGCGCCCGGCAGGGGATTCTCGTGTACGGCTTCACCGCCCGCGACATCAACTGGCCCCGGGGCACGGTGCGGGGCTACGTGTTTGACGACGGCGGCCGCTGGACCCGCCGGGTCATGCCCTTTCCCGACGTGGTCTACGACCGGCTGCCCAGCCGCTCCGCCGAGCGGCGGCGGGCAGTGCGCCGGGTGAAGCAGCGCCTCCTGGCCATGCTGGGAGACCGCTACTTCAACCGGGAGTTCTTCAACAAGTGGGTCATCCACAACAAACTGGCCGCCGATCCCGATTACGGCCGCTACCTGCCCCCTACGGCCCGCTTCCGGGGCGTGGGGCAGCTGCGGCAGTGGGTGTACAAGTACGGCACCGTCTGGCTGAAGCCCAGCGACGGCACCCAGGGGCGGGGCATCGTGGTGGTGCGGCGGGCCCGCAACGGGGGCTACGTGGCCCAGCGGCGGGTGGATGAGCGGTGGATTTTGACGACCACGTCCTCCCTGAACCGGGTGGCCCGCATGGTGCGCCGGATGCGGGGCGGGCGGTCCTACATCATCCAGAAGGGGCTGGCTTTGGCCCGCTACGGCAACCGGCCCTTCGACGTGCGGCTGCTGGTGCAGAAGAACGCCCAAGGGGAATGGGAATGCACCAAGATGGTGGCCCGGGTGGCGGCCCCGGGCAGCGTCACGTCCAACATCTCCACCGGGGGCCTGGGCGGCTCCTTCCAGCGGGTGGCGGCGGGGAGCCGGGGCGTGGTGCGGGCCCGCCGGGAGGAGTTGGAGAAGGCCATGAAGGAGCTGGGCCTGGGCATGGCGGCGCGGATCGAAGAAAGCCTCGGCTATCGCTTGGGGGAGCTGGCCCTGGATCTGGGCATCGACCGGAACGGGCGCATCTGGCTCATCGAGGCCAACTCCAAGCCCTTCCGGGTGGTGCAGGCCCGCAAGAGCCTGCAGCCCCAGGTGCGCCGGACGTTGGTGCGGCCCTTGGAGTACGCCGCCCATCTCAGCCGGCAGGAGCGGGGGTCGTCATGA